A single genomic interval of Spinacia oleracea cultivar Varoflay chromosome 6, BTI_SOV_V1, whole genome shotgun sequence harbors:
- the LOC130462876 gene encoding NAC domain-containing protein 45-like — MTTSLPSPLSPLPGFVFQPTPPEIFTYFLPQRLLFGLESLLTYQDFVSDINLYENKTPEEIFEGSEQTEFYFFTKCKGSGKNIKREIARKGKWTSHSQTIDCLVEIEGKKRRVGSSRQFKFQNNPCKDSRVSWIMHEYLADKDYIKDVALSQNCKNINNGITMGNDEEPPQKTIAAAVDLDYYLGSGDGPGIVITPVKLRGASNYDEWAKAESIIALCYIYKKVEKKEENGVRYSNTILNKKRKGDCMMLEGSKKICINNDVVEAQHETIRPSYEEETMKISIVNGDDKEIMEANYAGKDIDETLNMINFDDFSSEIDDWDFNNKNVDYTTAITTTTTDDANFERDLLSEENKWSSYVNVQQFIETSSDFPTMDVAGFNNNNNNNNNNEDYVSYIEKFLLG, encoded by the exons ATGACGACCTCTCTTCCATCACCATTATCACCGTTACCCGGCTTCGTTTTTCAACCCACACCTCCAGAAATATTCACTTATTTTCTTCCTCAAAGGTTACTTTTCGGTCTCGAATCATTACTTACCTACCAAGATTTTGTGTCAGACATCAATCTTTATGAAAATAAGACTCCTGAAGAGATATTCGAAGGCTCAGAACAGACAGAATTCTACTTTTTCACTAAGTGTAAAGGATCCGGTAAGAATATAAAAAGAGAAATAGCCAGAAAAGGAAAATGGACGAGTCACAGTCAAACGATTGATTGCTTAGTGGAGATTGAAgggaagaagagaagagttgGTTCAAGCAgacaattcaaatttcaaaataatccATGCAAAGATTCTAGGGTTTCTTGGATCATGCATGAATATTTGGCGGATAAAGATTATATCAAGGACGTAGCCCTATCCCAAAACTGCAAAAATATCAATAAT GGCATAACAATGGGTAATGACGAGGAGCCACCACAAAAGACaatcgccgccgccgtcgatCTGGACTACTATCTTGGGTCAGGTGACGGCCCCGGTATTGTCATCACCCCTGTAAAACTTCGAGGAGCGTCGAACTACGATGAGTGGGCCAAAGCG GAAAGTATAATTGCATTATGCTATATTTACAAGAAAGTGGAGAAAAAAGAAGAGAATGGTGTGAGATATTCGAACACAATCTTgaacaagaaaagaaaaggagatTGCATGATGTTAGAGGGAAGCAAGAAGATTTGCATTAACAACGACGTCGTTGAGGCCCAACACGAAACAATTAGGCCATCTTATGAAGAGGAAACAATGAAGATTAGCATTGTCAATGGAGATGATAAGGAGATTATGGAAGCTAATTATGCTGGTAAAGATATTGATGAAACACTCAACATGATTAATTTCGACGATTTTTCGTCAGAAATCGATGATTGGGATTTCAACAACAAGAATGTTGATTACACGACTGCTATTACTACTACCACTACTGATGATGCTAATTTCGAAAGAGACTTATTGTCAGAGGAAAACAAGTGGAGTTCCTACGTGAATGTTCAACAGTTTATCGAGACATCATCAGACTTTCCAACAATGGATGTTGCAGgtttcaacaacaacaacaacaacaacaacaacaacgaagATTATGTTTCTTATATAGAAAAGTTTTTACTAGGTTGA